A stretch of Labilibaculum sp. DW002 DNA encodes these proteins:
- a CDS encoding sulfide/dihydroorotate dehydrogenase-like FAD/NAD-binding protein, giving the protein MNKIVEKEHFSEKIVKIVVEAPLIAKSRKPGNFVILRVGEKGERIPLTIAGANVEKGTIDLVVQKMGVSSTKVCDLEVGEYITDLVGPLGKPTEIHNLGTILCCGGGVGNAPLLPIVEAYKKAGNKVITILAARNKDLIILEDEMRKHSDELIVMTDDGSYGKKGLITEGMEEVIKREKIDECVTIGPAIMMKFCSLLTKKYEIPTVASLNSIMVDGTGMCGACRVTVGGKTKFTCVDGPEFDAHQIDFEEMMSRLGGYKQEEVDKYDQFQK; this is encoded by the coding sequence ATGAACAAGATAGTTGAAAAAGAACATTTTTCAGAGAAAATCGTAAAAATCGTTGTTGAAGCGCCTTTGATCGCAAAATCTCGCAAGCCGGGAAACTTTGTTATTTTACGTGTTGGTGAAAAAGGAGAACGTATTCCTTTGACCATTGCAGGAGCTAATGTAGAAAAAGGAACAATCGACCTGGTAGTACAAAAAATGGGTGTTTCTTCTACAAAAGTATGTGATCTTGAAGTTGGTGAATATATTACCGACTTAGTAGGACCACTTGGTAAGCCAACTGAAATTCACAATTTAGGTACTATACTTTGTTGTGGTGGTGGTGTAGGAAATGCACCTTTATTACCAATTGTTGAAGCTTATAAAAAAGCGGGAAACAAGGTAATTACCATTTTGGCTGCTCGTAATAAGGATTTAATCATTCTTGAAGATGAAATGCGCAAGCATTCAGACGAGTTGATTGTAATGACAGACGATGGTTCCTATGGTAAAAAAGGTTTAATAACTGAAGGAATGGAAGAGGTTATTAAAAGAGAGAAGATTGATGAGTGTGTGACTATTGGTCCTGCAATCATGATGAAATTCTGTTCTTTATTAACTAAGAAGTATGAAATACCTACTGTTGCTAGTTTGAATAGTATCATGGTAGACGGTACAGGAATGTGCGGTGCTTGTCGTGTTACTGTTGGAGGTAAAACCAAATTTACTTGTGTTGATGGTCCTGAATTCGATGCACATCAAATTGATTTTGAAGAGATGATGTCAAGACTTGGTGGTTATAAGCAGGAAGAAGTTGATAAGTATGATCAATTTCAGAAATAG
- a CDS encoding phosphoribosylaminoimidazolesuccinocarboxamide synthase has protein sequence MSEAIVKTDFNFPNQKNLYVGKVRDVYNINDEYLAMVVSDRISAFDVVLPKGIPFKGQVLNQIAAKFLDATADIVPNWKISTPDPMVTVGHLAEPFMVEMVIRGYLTGHAWREYKSGKRTLCGMPMPDGMVENQKFEKPIITPTTKALEGHDEDISREEILAQGIVSKEDYEKLEAYTLALFERGTEIAAEKGLILVDTKYEFGKKDGQIYLIDEIHTPDSSRYFYSEGYQERIDRNEQQKQLSKEFVREWLMENGFQGKDGQAIPVMDEARVNQISERYIELYEQIIGEKFVRAEATSVNARIEKNIASCLETL, from the coding sequence GAAAGGTTCGTGACGTATACAATATTAACGATGAATACCTTGCTATGGTCGTATCTGATAGAATTTCAGCATTCGACGTGGTTCTTCCTAAGGGTATTCCCTTCAAAGGGCAAGTTTTGAATCAGATTGCAGCCAAGTTTTTGGATGCTACTGCTGATATCGTACCAAACTGGAAAATATCTACTCCAGATCCAATGGTTACTGTTGGTCACCTTGCTGAACCTTTCATGGTTGAAATGGTGATTCGTGGTTATTTAACCGGACATGCCTGGAGAGAATATAAATCGGGAAAACGTACGCTTTGTGGTATGCCTATGCCTGACGGGATGGTTGAGAATCAAAAATTCGAAAAACCAATCATTACGCCTACTACAAAAGCATTAGAAGGTCATGACGAAGATATTTCAAGAGAAGAGATTCTTGCTCAGGGTATCGTAAGCAAAGAAGATTACGAAAAACTTGAAGCATACACCTTAGCACTTTTTGAAAGAGGAACTGAAATTGCTGCTGAAAAAGGACTAATTTTAGTAGATACAAAATATGAATTCGGTAAAAAAGATGGTCAGATTTATCTAATTGACGAAATTCATACACCTGATTCATCTCGTTATTTCTATTCTGAAGGTTATCAGGAAAGAATTGATAGAAATGAGCAACAAAAACAATTATCTAAGGAATTCGTTCGTGAGTGGTTGATGGAAAATGGTTTCCAGGGAAAAGATGGACAAGCAATTCCTGTGATGGATGAGGCGAGAGTAAATCAAATCTCAGAACGTTACATTGAATTGTACGAACAAATTATTGGCGAAAAATTTGTTAGAGCAGAAGCTACAAGTGTAAATGCAAGAATCGAAAAGAACATTGCATCTTGCTTAGAGACATTATAA
- the gltA gene encoding NADPH-dependent glutamate synthase, giving the protein MERSEEYIKNERKQDWRVALQKKTKAKDRMSIERVEMSEMAPEERIKSQRLEVNSGLTKEQAILEATRCMDCVNPTCMEGCPVSINIPKFIKHIECGETLEAASVLKETSALPAVCGRVCPQELQCEQKCFYVEKLNQPAVAIGYLERFAADFERESGHVATPEMVASNGIKVAVIGSGPSGLSFAGDMAKLGYDVTVFEALHEIGGVLKYGIPEFRLPNAVVDVEIESLRRMGVKFITNYIVGQTASLDDLKADGYKAFYVGSGAGLPRFMNIPGENANGILSSNEYLTRVNLMGADSEESDTPVLRGKNVVVVGGGNTAMDSVRTAKRLGAERAMIVYRRSEEEMPARVEEVHHAKQEGVEFLTLTNPIEYIADENGRVAQMKVQKMELGEPDSSGRRRPVPVEGSEYILDCEVVVVAVGVSPNPLIPNSVEGLDVSKWGTIEVVKDKMQSSIPEMFAGGDIVRGGATVILAMGDGRKAAKNMDIYLQEKYLSKKVEL; this is encoded by the coding sequence ATGGAAAGGTCTGAAGAATATATTAAGAACGAAAGAAAACAAGACTGGAGAGTAGCCCTTCAGAAAAAAACAAAAGCTAAAGATCGTATGTCGATTGAGAGAGTTGAAATGTCAGAAATGGCTCCAGAAGAAAGAATTAAGTCGCAAAGACTTGAAGTGAATTCTGGCTTAACAAAAGAGCAAGCTATTTTAGAAGCAACACGTTGCATGGACTGTGTTAACCCAACTTGTATGGAAGGATGCCCTGTAAGCATTAACATTCCTAAGTTTATTAAGCATATTGAGTGTGGTGAAACTCTTGAAGCTGCCTCAGTATTGAAAGAAACATCTGCTTTGCCAGCTGTTTGTGGTCGTGTTTGTCCACAGGAATTGCAGTGTGAGCAAAAGTGTTTCTATGTTGAGAAATTAAACCAACCTGCTGTTGCAATTGGTTACCTTGAGCGTTTTGCTGCCGATTTCGAAAGAGAATCAGGGCACGTAGCTACTCCGGAAATGGTTGCTTCAAATGGTATTAAGGTTGCTGTAATTGGTTCAGGTCCTTCAGGATTATCATTTGCTGGCGATATGGCTAAATTAGGCTATGACGTTACAGTATTCGAGGCACTTCACGAAATTGGTGGTGTGTTGAAATATGGTATCCCTGAATTCCGTTTACCAAACGCAGTAGTTGATGTAGAAATTGAAAGTTTACGCCGTATGGGAGTGAAGTTTATCACGAACTATATTGTAGGTCAAACGGCTAGTCTTGATGATTTGAAAGCTGACGGATACAAAGCATTTTACGTAGGATCAGGAGCTGGTTTACCACGTTTCATGAATATTCCTGGTGAGAATGCAAATGGTATCTTATCATCTAACGAGTATTTAACTCGTGTAAACTTAATGGGTGCTGATAGCGAAGAATCTGATACTCCTGTATTAAGAGGTAAGAATGTTGTAGTTGTTGGTGGTGGTAACACGGCTATGGACTCAGTTCGTACTGCTAAACGTTTAGGTGCTGAGCGTGCAATGATCGTTTACCGTCGTTCGGAAGAAGAAATGCCAGCACGTGTTGAAGAGGTTCACCATGCTAAGCAAGAAGGTGTTGAATTTTTGACATTGACGAATCCAATTGAGTATATTGCTGACGAAAATGGTCGTGTAGCTCAAATGAAGGTTCAGAAGATGGAATTAGGTGAGCCGGACTCATCAGGACGAAGAAGACCAGTTCCAGTTGAAGGATCTGAGTATATTCTAGACTGTGAAGTTGTGGTAGTGGCTGTAGGTGTATCACCAAACCCATTAATCCCTAATTCGGTTGAAGGTCTTGATGTCTCTAAGTGGGGAACTATTGAGGTTGTAAAAGATAAGATGCAGTCATCTATTCCGGAAATGTTTGCTGGAGGTGATATTGTTCGTGGTGGTGCAACTGTAATTCTTGCAATGGGTGATGGTAGAAAAGCTGCTAAGAATATGGATATCTATTTGCAAGAGAAGTATTTGTCTAAAAAAGTAGAACTTTAA
- a CDS encoding ferritin family protein: MKEFKSINDILDFAINEEAMAAEFYTALAAKMKHKQIKETFEQYAIEELGHRAKLEAIKNGKGQDFSDAKVADMKIADYLVEVDEDKTNMTYQEALTIAMKKEKSAFRLYSDLAAATTDEVAKKLFLNLAQEEAKHKLRFEVEYDENILTEN, encoded by the coding sequence ATGAAAGAGTTCAAATCAATAAATGACATCCTTGATTTTGCCATTAACGAAGAAGCTATGGCGGCTGAATTTTATACTGCACTTGCAGCTAAAATGAAGCACAAGCAAATTAAAGAAACGTTTGAGCAATACGCAATTGAAGAATTAGGACACCGTGCTAAGCTTGAAGCTATCAAGAATGGTAAAGGGCAGGATTTTTCTGATGCAAAAGTTGCTGACATGAAAATTGCAGACTACTTAGTTGAAGTTGATGAGGATAAAACTAATATGACTTATCAGGAGGCATTAACCATTGCTATGAAAAAAGAAAAATCTGCTTTCAGGTTATATAGCGATTTGGCTGCTGCCACTACCGATGAAGTTGCGAAGAAGTTATTCTTAAACTTAGCTCAAGAAGAGGCTAAGCATAAGTTAAGATTCGAAGTAGAATACGACGAAAATATCTTAACAGAGAATTAA
- a CDS encoding TraR/DksA family transcriptional regulator, protein MQKLNKTEIETQIIDRISKLEKEIEMLKDLTQPISPDCAIGRVSRMDAINNKSVNEAALRKKESQYIALKDALKNIDSDDFGKCIKCGQTIPLGRIMIMPESKKCVNCANR, encoded by the coding sequence ATGCAAAAACTTAATAAGACAGAAATAGAAACCCAAATAATCGATCGAATTTCTAAATTGGAAAAAGAAATCGAAATGCTAAAAGATCTTACGCAACCTATTTCACCAGATTGTGCCATTGGCAGAGTTAGCAGAATGGATGCAATCAATAACAAAAGTGTAAATGAAGCTGCCTTAAGAAAAAAAGAAAGTCAATACATTGCTTTAAAAGATGCTTTGAAAAATATAGATTCAGATGATTTTGGCAAATGCATTAAATGTGGCCAAACAATTCCTTTAGGAAGAATAATGATTATGCCTGAAAGTAAGAAATGTGTAAATTGCGCAAATCGATAA
- a CDS encoding PLDc N-terminal domain-containing protein — translation MILSIIFDIWLLTKIVAIILPAIAIIDILKRKLLGLDKLIWILLVAFIPFIGSIIYFYDRIKYRK, via the coding sequence ATGATACTTTCAATAATATTTGATATTTGGCTACTAACAAAAATAGTAGCCATTATACTGCCCGCAATTGCGATTATAGATATCCTTAAACGAAAACTTTTAGGTCTTGACAAGTTAATTTGGATACTACTAGTAGCCTTTATCCCCTTCATTGGCTCCATTATCTATTTTTACGATCGTATAAAATACAGAAAATAG
- a CDS encoding ferritin family protein, producing MRIFRTFEEIIDYAIGKEMDEIEFYSEIANRMERKNVKRLFRNIALEKTARMLRLEKIKDVKSGLNWEEIEDLKIENSLEEVDHRKNDLSYQDALIIAMKKEKMKFKFYSEMAEGAENKECKETFLALASAEARHKLKFEIEYDEHVLVEN from the coding sequence ATGAGAATTTTTAGGACATTTGAAGAGATTATTGATTATGCAATTGGTAAGGAAATGGATGAAATTGAGTTTTATTCTGAGATTGCAAATCGGATGGAAAGGAAAAATGTAAAAAGGCTTTTTAGAAATATAGCCTTAGAAAAAACTGCAAGAATGCTTCGTTTGGAGAAAATTAAAGATGTAAAATCTGGATTAAATTGGGAGGAGATTGAAGATCTTAAAATTGAGAATAGTCTAGAGGAGGTAGATCATCGTAAAAATGATTTGTCTTATCAGGATGCATTGATTATTGCAATGAAAAAAGAGAAGATGAAATTTAAGTTTTATTCTGAAATGGCAGAAGGAGCTGAAAACAAAGAATGTAAGGAGACATTTCTTGCTTTGGCTAGTGCTGAGGCTCGTCATAAATTAAAATTTGAAATTGAATATGACGAACATGTTTTGGTTGAGAATTAA
- a CDS encoding translation initiation factor has protein sequence MAKKKKNIVYSTNPDYNYEFDEDVVEDTLPNNQQTLRVLLDKKQRKGKVVTLIEGFKGSSDDLKELGKTLKSKCGGGGSAKDGEILIQGDHRDKIMDLLKADGYKVKRVGG, from the coding sequence ATGGCTAAAAAGAAAAAAAATATCGTTTACTCAACGAACCCAGATTACAATTACGAATTTGATGAAGATGTAGTTGAGGATACACTACCTAATAATCAACAAACCTTAAGAGTTCTGCTAGATAAAAAACAGCGAAAAGGTAAAGTTGTGACATTAATTGAAGGATTTAAAGGCAGTTCTGATGACCTAAAAGAACTTGGCAAAACCCTAAAGAGTAAATGTGGAGGCGGTGGATCTGCTAAGGATGGAGAGATTCTGATTCAAGGCGATCATCGTGATAAAATCATGGATCTACTAAAAGCGGATGGCTATAAAGTTAAACGTGTTGGTGGATGA
- a CDS encoding PBP1 and LysM peptidoglycan-binding domain-containing protein, translated as MNYFFRSILLICLLFETLNFAHAQSTTIELSNNKVVVGGQTCFLHLVKEKQTLFSISRAYGVELSVILQVNHKTEVTVNVGEVLRIPVVDSKTAVAPMLVKKEDDQFIYHVIKKNDTFFSLSKKYDLSIDVLKKSNPNIGDVLSLGSVFMVPKGIKKEKKVIVQTHPKHDKKYYYHVIQKGDTESAIARKFFMKLRKFRKLNPQLKGKALTIGSWVRIPRYLVPPEYFVEKPVEKDTIVQEIEEDKLIVNEVVERPLSQQKIRIALFLPLYLEANDTINEIVTYKDTLRIVNERNTRTVFPKSHNFIRFYQGILLAVDSLQKEGLSVDLHVFDTERKPERVQRILSGIQYTDLDFIIGPVYSNTFSLVASFAQKRGIPIISPLSPKNSLLKTNPFVIQLNTSIESICGRISDYVGSDLEMKNLIVVHPDRYQHLSEYQLVKDIERQLFEKGEYWKNDEMSYRKISFEEYGLFGIERILSDTCENVILLPSTKQPYVENIISNLNVLSQRFAIRLMGFPVWKRYNSLESELFYNLNLSILTPYHIDYKEEKIENFVSSFRTKFKCEPNDFSFRGFDLCRYFTKAVSQYGNHFPDHLSELQIDLLQSHFDFKRVNAFGGLENQGVHFVNYSRDFKIRHHVPNFESK; from the coding sequence ATGAATTATTTTTTTCGAAGTATTCTTCTGATATGTCTTTTGTTTGAGACATTAAATTTTGCACATGCTCAGTCAACTACTATTGAGTTATCTAATAATAAGGTAGTTGTAGGTGGACAGACGTGTTTTTTACATCTGGTTAAAGAGAAGCAAACTTTGTTTTCCATTAGCCGGGCTTATGGTGTTGAGCTTTCTGTTATTCTACAAGTGAACCATAAAACAGAGGTAACAGTAAATGTTGGTGAGGTGTTAAGAATTCCGGTTGTTGATTCAAAAACAGCTGTTGCTCCTATGTTGGTTAAGAAGGAAGATGATCAATTCATCTATCATGTCATAAAGAAGAATGATACGTTCTTTTCTCTTTCTAAAAAATATGATCTCTCTATTGATGTTCTTAAAAAATCAAATCCAAACATTGGGGATGTATTAAGTTTAGGTTCTGTTTTTATGGTTCCCAAAGGAATTAAAAAAGAGAAAAAAGTTATCGTACAAACTCACCCTAAACACGATAAAAAATACTATTATCATGTTATTCAGAAAGGGGATACTGAATCAGCTATAGCACGAAAATTTTTCATGAAATTGAGGAAGTTTAGGAAGTTAAATCCTCAATTAAAAGGCAAAGCTCTTACGATTGGTAGTTGGGTTAGAATTCCGAGGTATCTTGTTCCACCAGAATATTTTGTTGAGAAACCAGTTGAGAAAGATACAATAGTTCAAGAAATTGAAGAGGATAAACTTATTGTTAATGAGGTGGTTGAAAGACCTTTGTCGCAACAGAAAATTCGAATTGCCTTATTTTTACCTTTGTATTTAGAAGCGAATGATACAATTAATGAAATTGTTACTTATAAGGATACATTAAGAATTGTAAATGAGCGTAACACTAGAACTGTATTTCCAAAGTCACATAATTTCATCCGTTTTTATCAAGGGATTCTTTTGGCAGTAGATTCATTGCAAAAAGAAGGTTTGTCGGTTGATTTACATGTGTTCGATACTGAGAGAAAACCTGAGAGAGTTCAACGCATCCTTTCTGGTATTCAATACACAGATTTAGATTTTATAATTGGCCCTGTTTATTCAAATACATTTTCACTTGTTGCTAGTTTTGCTCAAAAAAGAGGAATTCCTATTATTTCACCTCTTTCTCCGAAGAATTCGCTGTTAAAAACGAATCCATTTGTTATTCAGTTAAATACTTCCATAGAGTCTATTTGTGGTCGTATTTCTGATTATGTGGGCTCTGATCTCGAAATGAAAAATCTTATTGTGGTTCATCCAGATCGCTACCAGCATTTGAGTGAATATCAGTTGGTAAAAGATATCGAACGTCAGTTATTCGAGAAAGGTGAGTATTGGAAGAATGATGAGATGAGTTATCGAAAAATATCATTTGAAGAATACGGTCTTTTCGGGATTGAAAGAATTTTATCAGATACCTGCGAAAATGTTATTTTATTGCCTTCCACAAAGCAACCATACGTTGAAAATATTATTTCAAATTTAAATGTTTTAAGTCAAAGATTTGCTATTCGTTTAATGGGTTTTCCTGTTTGGAAACGATACAATAGTTTAGAGTCAGAGCTTTTTTACAATTTGAATTTGAGTATTTTAACGCCTTATCATATTGATTATAAGGAAGAGAAGATTGAAAACTTTGTAAGTAGTTTTAGGACTAAATTTAAATGTGAGCCAAATGATTTTAGTTTTAGAGGTTTTGATTTGTGTCGTTACTTTACGAAGGCAGTTAGTCAATACGGAAATCATTTTCCAGATCATTTAAGCGAGTTGCAAATTGATCTTTTGCAATCTCATTTTGATTTTAAGAGGGTAAACGCTTTTGGCGGATTAGAGAATCAAGGTGTTCATTTTGTGAACTACTCAAGAGATTTTAAAATCAGACATCATGTTCCTAACTTTGAAAGCAAGTAG